Proteins encoded in a region of the Stieleria neptunia genome:
- a CDS encoding efflux RND transporter periplasmic adaptor subunit, giving the protein MKHSHQILIFATLAICVGFSPGCHKADKTKPESVKPAKVEKLPVETDLATITLTEDANRRLGITTAAVAEREVARRRTLGGQAVIPSGKTIVLAAPLAGIITRVDQTALPRPGTQVRPNQPLLSIKPLLSAERDVMTPAEQVQLVGARANLMAAQTVAVGDVDRGKAEVEGAQIAFDRAKKLFADRAGARRAVDDAEAALNIAKSTLAAAQEREQQLAELLKMLNVESSDGEATPLPMTTPIGGLVNRIEVSEGQTVASGAVLFEVVNLDTIWIRVPVFVDMLAEVQQDEPAKLVSLSGQALSQDVMATPIAAPPTADAMSSSADLYYTVDNANLGLRPGQRIGVELPTSMSKLSLVVPNAAILFDIYGGGWVYAMTGERQYTRNRVSVRFVDGNEAVLASGPAVGTQVVVDGAAELFGTEFGAGK; this is encoded by the coding sequence ATGAAACATTCTCATCAAATTCTCATCTTCGCGACGCTCGCGATTTGTGTCGGTTTTTCACCGGGCTGCCACAAGGCAGACAAGACCAAGCCTGAATCGGTCAAACCGGCGAAGGTCGAAAAGTTGCCCGTCGAAACCGACTTGGCAACCATCACGCTGACCGAAGACGCAAACCGACGACTCGGCATCACCACCGCAGCGGTGGCAGAGCGGGAAGTCGCACGACGAAGGACATTGGGGGGCCAAGCGGTCATTCCGTCGGGCAAAACGATCGTCTTGGCTGCTCCGCTGGCGGGCATTATCACGCGAGTTGATCAAACCGCACTGCCGAGGCCGGGAACTCAGGTCCGTCCCAATCAGCCGTTGCTCTCGATCAAACCTCTGTTGTCGGCGGAGCGAGATGTGATGACACCGGCCGAACAAGTGCAATTGGTCGGCGCGCGAGCGAACTTGATGGCGGCACAAACGGTTGCCGTCGGCGACGTTGATCGAGGTAAGGCCGAGGTCGAGGGTGCTCAGATCGCTTTCGACCGAGCGAAAAAGTTGTTCGCCGATCGCGCCGGTGCTCGACGAGCCGTGGATGATGCCGAAGCGGCTTTAAATATCGCCAAGTCAACGCTGGCCGCAGCTCAGGAACGTGAACAACAGCTCGCCGAATTGCTAAAGATGCTGAACGTCGAATCGTCGGACGGCGAGGCGACTCCGCTGCCTATGACCACGCCGATTGGCGGCCTCGTCAATCGCATCGAAGTCAGCGAAGGCCAGACGGTGGCCAGCGGCGCTGTGCTGTTTGAAGTTGTCAATCTGGACACGATTTGGATTCGCGTCCCCGTGTTCGTCGACATGCTCGCGGAGGTTCAACAGGACGAACCGGCGAAGTTGGTTTCGCTGTCTGGACAAGCGCTTTCACAGGACGTCATGGCGACACCCATCGCGGCTCCTCCAACAGCCGACGCGATGTCGTCGTCGGCTGATCTGTACTACACGGTCGACAACGCGAACCTTGGTCTACGTCCAGGTCAAAGAATCGGCGTCGAGCTACCGACGTCAATGAGCAAATTGTCGCTGGTCGTTCCCAATGCCGCGATCCTGTTTGACATCTACGGCGGCGGTTGGGTTTACGCGATGACCGGCGAGCGGCAATACACACGCAATCGCGTCAGCGTTCGTTTTGTAGACGGAAACGAAGCGGTTTTGGCCAGCGGTCCTGCCGTTGGAACGCAAGTTGTCGTCGACGGTGCGGCGGAATTGTTTGGTACAGAGTTCGGGGCCGGCAAATGA
- a CDS encoding TolC family protein, with amino-acid sequence MQKTPPCQQVIPPGVVLEDGLSEDEAVLIALSNNSAFQATLAQLGMAHGDAVQANLLMNPQFLVYFPTGAKEGQYTLFAPIESYLLRPTRVKVANREYRRIGETLVQNGLDLARNVRVAYADLAVATQQAQLAQEALGIRGEVFDVTEKRLEDGDISELETITAKVDRLNAKAAAGVQDQTVAIAEARLATLIGLTRLPTPLVPLPLQSPELPTLDEQQLIDQALACRPDYNAAKWAVAAASQRSRLSRWLFLRMDGVLDVRSDPGGRTGGGLRLDVPIFNRNEGGVIRADWEINAAMHQRDAIADQIVADVRTSIRTLRQASDNLRVLEQEVAPALVESLDISRKGFADGGTDYLLVLQTTTQYLDAKARILDQKAAYSRALAELERAVGCHLEAGLVDYETFMEVIDVPLAMPEQETNQEADLDMSTDEGDEPDKSEPKDTDAEQESNNLADLLQLDGNL; translated from the coding sequence ATGCAGAAGACGCCGCCGTGCCAGCAGGTGATTCCGCCGGGCGTGGTATTGGAAGACGGCTTGAGCGAAGACGAAGCGGTGTTGATCGCGTTGTCGAACAATTCGGCGTTTCAAGCGACGTTGGCTCAGTTGGGAATGGCACATGGCGATGCGGTGCAAGCAAACCTGCTGATGAACCCACAATTTCTTGTCTACTTTCCGACCGGTGCCAAGGAAGGACAGTATACGTTGTTCGCGCCGATTGAGTCGTACCTGTTGCGGCCGACTCGGGTGAAGGTCGCCAATCGCGAGTACCGACGGATCGGTGAAACGTTGGTGCAGAACGGACTCGACTTGGCTCGTAATGTACGCGTTGCCTACGCGGATCTGGCCGTGGCGACTCAGCAGGCTCAGCTCGCACAGGAAGCCCTCGGAATTCGCGGTGAAGTGTTTGACGTTACCGAGAAGCGTTTGGAAGACGGCGACATAAGTGAATTGGAAACGATCACCGCCAAGGTGGATCGTTTGAACGCGAAAGCAGCGGCCGGCGTACAGGATCAAACCGTAGCGATTGCCGAAGCTCGGCTGGCGACATTGATCGGATTGACTCGGTTGCCGACTCCGTTGGTTCCGTTACCGTTGCAGTCGCCGGAATTGCCGACGCTGGACGAACAACAGTTGATCGACCAAGCACTCGCTTGCCGGCCGGATTACAACGCCGCGAAGTGGGCGGTCGCGGCGGCTTCGCAGCGTTCGCGATTGTCGCGTTGGCTGTTCCTGCGGATGGATGGCGTGTTGGACGTTCGCAGCGATCCTGGCGGACGCACTGGAGGTGGGTTGAGGTTGGATGTTCCAATTTTCAACCGCAACGAGGGCGGTGTGATCCGAGCGGATTGGGAGATCAACGCGGCGATGCACCAGCGTGACGCGATCGCGGATCAGATTGTCGCCGACGTTCGCACTTCGATTCGGACGTTGCGACAAGCGTCGGATAACTTGCGAGTGTTGGAGCAAGAGGTCGCGCCGGCTTTGGTCGAGTCGCTGGACATTTCGCGAAAGGGTTTTGCCGACGGGGGAACCGATTACCTGTTGGTGCTGCAAACGACGACGCAATACCTCGACGCGAAGGCTCGTATCTTGGATCAGAAAGCCGCTTATTCGCGGGCACTTGCCGAATTGGAACGAGCCGTTGGATGCCATTTGGAAGCCGGCTTGGTGGACTACGAAACGTTCATGGAAGTGATCGACGTGCCGCTTGCGATGCCAGAGCAAGAAACGAACCAGGAAGCCGATTTGGACATGTCAACGGACGAAGGAGACGAGCCGGATAAATCTGAACCAAAGGATACGGATGCAGAACAAGAATCGAACAATCTTGCGGACCTACTTCAACTCGACGGAAATCTCTAA